In Ascaphus truei isolate aAscTru1 chromosome 7, aAscTru1.hap1, whole genome shotgun sequence, one genomic interval encodes:
- the RPRM gene encoding protein reprimo, translated as MNQTEAGFLFTNSSDSLESVLRCCTQASVVTDNGFEAPSLDERNLYIMRVVQIAVMCVLSLTVVFGIFFLGCNLLIKSEGMINFLVKDRRSSKEIEAVIVGPY; from the coding sequence ATGAACCAGACAGAGGCTGGATTTCTCTTCACAAACAGCAGTGACTCTTTAGAGAGCGTCCTGAGATGCTGCACCCAGGCTTCTGTTGTAACAGACAATGGTTTTGAGGCGCCCTCTCTTGATGAGAGGAACCTGTACATCATGAGGGTGGTTCAgattgcagtgatgtgtgtcctttCCCTCACCGTGGTTTTTGGCATCTTCTTTTTGGGATGCAACCTCCTTATTAAATCCGAAGGGATGATAAACTTTCTGGTTAAGGACAGACGATCTTCAAAAGAAATTGAAGCAGTAATTGTTGGTCCTTATTGA